A single genomic interval of bacterium harbors:
- a CDS encoding O-methyltransferase, translated as MNIVNPDLEQYLHRITPTHHAVLKEMENLAERLDFPIVGPLVGRNLFLLARLMNAKRIMELGSGYGYSAFWFALATPDDATILCTENSAENIKRAQDFLGRA; from the coding sequence ATGAACATTGTGAATCCGGATCTGGAACAGTACCTGCACAGGATCACACCCACTCACCATGCAGTTTTAAAGGAAATGGAGAATCTTGCGGAGCGCCTGGATTTTCCAATTGTCGGACCGCTCGTGGGACGAAACCTGTTCCTACTTGCGCGGCTCATGAATGCAAAAAGGATCATGGAGCTTGGTTCAGGATACGGTTACTCCGCTTTCTGGTTTGCGCTGGCAACTCCCGATGACGCAACCATTCTTTGCACGGAGAACTCGGCGGAAAATATCAAGCGGGCGCAGGATTTCCTTGGCCGTGC
- a CDS encoding glycerophosphodiester phosphodiesterase, whose amino-acid sequence MNLKKATLLIVSGFGLFSVANFSAEVASYRPKKKLFQDGRFWRIAHRGFSGRYPENTMAAFEAAAKLSIDALELDVHSTRDGRIVVIHDATLDRTTDRTGRVFNQNWSALKLADAGFMFDPDQNGSFPFRGKGITIPLLEDVFKTFPHLRVVIEIKQTLPAIEEPVYRLIKKYKMEDKVIVASEHTEPLLRFRSLAPSIATNLSGKEALGFYHSFRVRLGNFYKSPGDALQIPPRFRGDQVVTRAFCQAAKKKGIVIHVWTVNDPEEMKQLIDFGVDGIITDFPDRLLEVTPAGS is encoded by the coding sequence ATGAATCTCAAGAAGGCGACGCTTCTTATTGTCTCCGGTTTTGGACTTTTCTCCGTAGCAAATTTTTCAGCTGAAGTTGCAAGTTACCGGCCGAAAAAGAAGCTTTTCCAGGATGGCCGTTTCTGGAGGATTGCGCACCGCGGTTTTTCCGGTCGTTATCCGGAAAACACCATGGCTGCTTTTGAAGCGGCTGCAAAACTCTCCATCGATGCTCTCGAACTGGATGTTCATTCCACGCGCGATGGCCGGATTGTTGTCATCCATGATGCGACACTCGATCGAACCACAGACCGGACGGGACGCGTGTTTAATCAGAACTGGTCCGCCTTGAAGCTGGCAGATGCCGGTTTTATGTTTGATCCGGATCAAAATGGATCTTTTCCCTTTCGCGGCAAGGGGATCACGATTCCTTTGTTGGAAGATGTTTTCAAAACATTTCCCCACCTGAGAGTTGTCATAGAAATCAAACAGACTTTGCCTGCCATCGAAGAACCGGTTTACCGTTTGATTAAGAAATATAAGATGGAAGATAAAGTTATTGTTGCTTCAGAACATACCGAGCCACTCCTGCGTTTCCGCAGTCTTGCTCCTTCCATTGCCACTAATTTGTCGGGAAAAGAAGCTCTGGGTTTTTACCATTCTTTTCGCGTGCGGTTGGGAAATTTCTACAAAAGTCCTGGGGATGCTCTTCAGATTCCTCCCCGCTTCCGTGGTGATCAGGTCGTAACGCGCGCGTTTTGTCAGGCTGCAAAAAAGAAAGGCATTGTCATTCACGTATGGACAGTCAATGATCCGGAAGAGATGAAGCAATTGATCGATTTTGGCGTGGATGGAATTATCACTGATTTTCCTGACCGATTGCTTGAGGTAACACCTGCGGGGAGTTAA
- a CDS encoding BamA/TamA family outer membrane protein, producing the protein MKKSIPIFLLFFAAIAAAQESKTEGKPPESRRQVNKIHIDALDVFDPKLPQYRSWLFRFLNSVHDRTNDSFIQRELVFKEGEYYDEDLLRESERRLRKHKFLDNVRIERVPVGANQDDIYVHTEDQWTTQVNISAGTSSGYREWEFSVEESNFLGYGKTIALEYSDDVERSKYEALYFDPQFLNTRWNLETGYQSASDGWRHTLDVVRPFYSLDTKWAYGASMDSGVSTRKFYRKGRAVAEIDNDHRSGIAFMARAWGERYDKRKLGILFSLDNLIYPNDARIIFPEALTDKNIKKNLNPIDKERYRYGGMFQWNRENFVEETYLDNFGRVEDLPIGFRLATMFAYAEEVTPVPDFYLSHTLAQYSRQLNDHQYFTFRGDFSVHRQANGVFNNVIFNGYAHYYLQMDKLKLGKIVFPRQTLAANLSTTLTSDVDAPFQISLGEDEGLRGYTFKSFTGQNSLLFNVEDRIFTPFDFRLVAVGLAAFLDAGYVWSSDETLRFKDFGLSVGVGLRIGLKKSQSARVVRIDFAVPLHKETGAFTISDQKGYSISVSSDQIFRVIEVFPKLFDLF; encoded by the coding sequence ATGAAGAAAAGCATTCCGATCTTTCTGCTTTTCTTTGCTGCCATCGCAGCCGCGCAGGAAAGCAAAACAGAGGGAAAACCACCTGAGAGCCGCCGTCAGGTTAACAAAATACACATAGATGCACTGGATGTCTTTGATCCGAAACTTCCTCAGTACCGCTCCTGGTTGTTCCGTTTCCTGAATTCCGTTCACGACCGCACCAACGATTCGTTCATCCAACGGGAATTGGTCTTCAAAGAGGGAGAATATTACGATGAAGATCTTTTGCGTGAAAGCGAACGCCGGCTGCGGAAACATAAATTCCTGGACAACGTTCGCATCGAAAGAGTGCCTGTGGGCGCAAACCAGGACGATATCTACGTGCATACGGAGGATCAGTGGACCACCCAGGTCAACATCAGCGCTGGCACAAGCTCCGGGTATCGTGAGTGGGAATTCTCGGTTGAAGAATCGAACTTTTTGGGATACGGAAAAACGATTGCACTTGAATACAGCGATGATGTGGAAAGATCAAAATATGAAGCGCTCTATTTTGATCCGCAATTTCTGAACACGCGCTGGAACCTGGAAACCGGTTATCAAAGCGCATCGGATGGATGGCGGCACACTCTGGACGTGGTGCGTCCTTTCTATTCGTTGGACACGAAATGGGCTTACGGAGCCTCCATGGATTCCGGCGTGTCTACAAGAAAGTTTTATCGCAAAGGCCGGGCGGTAGCTGAAATTGATAATGATCATCGCAGTGGAATCGCTTTCATGGCGCGCGCCTGGGGTGAACGCTACGATAAGCGCAAGTTAGGCATCCTGTTCAGCCTGGACAATCTAATCTATCCGAACGATGCTCGTATCATTTTCCCGGAAGCGCTAACGGATAAAAACATCAAGAAAAATTTGAATCCAATCGATAAAGAACGTTATCGATACGGTGGAATGTTTCAGTGGAACCGGGAAAATTTTGTTGAGGAAACATATCTCGATAACTTTGGACGTGTGGAGGATCTTCCTATTGGTTTCAGATTGGCGACGATGTTTGCGTATGCAGAGGAAGTGACGCCGGTTCCGGACTTCTATCTCAGTCACACCCTGGCTCAGTACAGTAGACAGTTAAATGATCACCAGTACTTCACCTTTCGCGGAGATTTCAGCGTTCACCGGCAAGCCAATGGCGTTTTCAACAATGTGATTTTCAACGGCTACGCGCACTACTATCTCCAGATGGATAAATTAAAGCTTGGAAAAATCGTATTCCCACGCCAGACTCTTGCTGCGAACCTGTCCACAACACTGACAAGCGATGTAGATGCGCCGTTTCAAATTTCACTGGGTGAAGATGAGGGCCTCAGGGGCTATACATTCAAATCATTTACCGGGCAGAACAGTCTGTTGTTTAATGTGGAAGACCGCATTTTTACGCCTTTTGATTTTCGCCTTGTGGCGGTTGGTCTTGCGGCATTTCTGGATGCAGGTTATGTGTGGTCCTCTGATGAAACGTTGCGGTTTAAAGACTTCGGCCTGAGCGTGGGTGTAGGCCTCAGGATCGGATTGAAGAAATCTCAAAGCGCACGCGTTGTGCGAATTGATTTTGCCGTTCCGTTACACAAGGAAACGGGCGCCTTTACAATTTCCGATCAGAAAGGGTACTCCATCAGCGTATCTTCCGATCAAATTTTCCGTGTCATTGAAGTATTCCCCAAACTATTCGACCTCTTTTAG
- a CDS encoding pyridoxal-phosphate dependent enzyme: MKFEELLIEHVREAKELIRPILHRTPLITSRYLSGQTGAEIWLKAELFQKTGSFKPRGAINRLKHFTEAEKKKGIVSVSAGNHAQAVAFAASMEKIPCTVVMPASAPANKLEATRGYGATVILHDELSTIFERTEEVRREKEAILLHPFNDPYVIAGQGTVGLEIFEDLPQADVVVVGIGGGALASGIAFTLKSLNPRVRIIGVEPEGAPTMTRALEAGKPVRLEKMSSIADGLSAPVVGEWTLAIVQKYVDEIVIVRDYEIIEAIHVLLQRAKLLVEPAGAAGTAAMITGKLGDLKGKKVVLVLSGGNLSLDLLKTWL; encoded by the coding sequence ATGAAGTTTGAAGAACTTTTGATAGAGCATGTACGGGAAGCAAAGGAGCTGATCCGTCCGATTTTGCATCGCACACCTTTAATTACTTCACGATATCTGAGCGGGCAAACGGGAGCGGAGATCTGGCTGAAAGCGGAGTTGTTCCAGAAAACGGGTTCATTCAAGCCGCGTGGAGCCATCAACCGCCTGAAGCATTTCACCGAAGCGGAGAAAAAGAAGGGAATCGTGAGTGTATCTGCAGGAAATCACGCTCAGGCCGTTGCATTTGCCGCATCCATGGAAAAGATTCCCTGCACGGTGGTCATGCCGGCTTCTGCTCCGGCGAATAAATTAGAAGCGACTCGCGGTTATGGCGCAACAGTGATTCTGCACGATGAGCTGAGCACGATTTTCGAACGGACCGAAGAAGTAAGACGCGAAAAGGAAGCTATCCTACTTCATCCTTTCAATGATCCTTATGTGATTGCGGGCCAGGGAACAGTGGGGCTGGAAATTTTCGAGGACCTGCCGCAAGCCGATGTCGTAGTTGTAGGCATTGGAGGCGGCGCTTTGGCTTCAGGGATTGCTTTTACGTTGAAGAGTCTAAATCCGCGCGTTCGCATCATCGGTGTGGAACCGGAAGGCGCCCCAACAATGACACGCGCGCTGGAAGCAGGGAAACCGGTTCGTCTGGAAAAAATGAGTTCGATCGCGGATGGTCTGTCTGCCCCGGTTGTCGGTGAATGGACACTTGCGATTGTGCAGAAATACGTGGATGAGATTGTGATTGTAAGGGATTATGAAATCATCGAGGCCATTCACGTGCTCTTGCAGCGCGCAAAACTTCTCGTGGAACCGGCGGGTGCAGCCGGAACCGCCGCAATGATAACCGGCAAGCTGGGCGACTTAAAAGGGAAGAAGGTCGTCCTGGTTCTTAGCGGTGGCAACCTGAGCCTAGACCTTCTCAAAACCTGGCTTTAA